The Pseudodesulfovibrio cashew genomic sequence TCGGTCACGCATTGCCGCGAATGCCGCGACGCGGCGAACTGGTCAGCTTTTCAATTTCAGAAAGTCGCCGTCTATGATGAGCAGCTTCACGCCGGTCTCCGTCACCGAACGGTGCGAGCTCAACTCGTCGGAGACGATGTAGGACATCCCCGGTTTCAATACGGAGTTGGGGCCACCCTGCTGTTCATTGACGACCTCGCCCTCCAGGCAATAGACGATGTGTCCCTTTTCACACCAGTGATCCG encodes the following:
- a CDS encoding DHCW motif cupin fold protein, whose translation is MSQKNIPFQTIDWSEVPKTEHKGETGVAYWQTMQFDGLRVRVVEYSEGYKADHWCEKGHIVYCLEGEVVNEQQGGPNSVLKPGMSYIVSDELSSHRSVTETGVKLLIIDGDFLKLKS